A window of the Diabrotica undecimpunctata isolate CICGRU chromosome 1, icDiaUnde3, whole genome shotgun sequence genome harbors these coding sequences:
- the LOC140432086 gene encoding uncharacterized protein yields MDKWLFSFKSKHQETETNKQKDSPVPLDVEKPGCSHQVEGSPIYPAPTHSHIMSDNGDTMNDPTPAKKKIKIEKASKSEKKKTFNSSWKSVPQFKNWLEKSIKQPSSEGNEYAYCKVCDCDIVAHKSVLLKHSISERHKLNWTKVASNTKLTELYKPNADDVAVKTAELKLCALLASNNLPFLLVDTLTPLIQNICYDSKIAKQLHLKRTKAKSIICNNLGYNFLEELYIKLREPGCFFSLVMDETTDISVKKQCAFTTIIYENNSTKTQFFDLVEAHGSTASDLYGILKNCLTSKNIPLTNFVGFSSDTTNVMVGEFNSVFSKLKEEFPHIVCIRCSCHMAHLATSKACLKLPRHVEDLLRNIGSHFNRSALRRHKFIEFQNFFQVKIHKILSPAITRWLSIKECVDRVLEQYEPLRAYLTEYVFEDPSITTETMLETMSNLFTPVYLEFMSYSLGLMTDFNLLFQSEKPLLCKVQPQTETLLRTLCSNFIKMSVIKRTNDIFRLNHENPTNFVSLHDIYIGVAATESLKELKKKPNLNQKEFDSFFKCILEFYIELVSNIKNRFTFNDPIYKIISILDPKIAQSFEIKSLQCVTNQFPILKEYVNIQELDNEWRRHALLDFEKLNLNSDDCEQYWSQIFNLKNDANAFLFPNLKKTLQLLFVLPFSNASVERIFSDLFNIKSDKRNLLNSSTAKAILATKAGVEKNGGCLKFIPSKKMLGHNTWKDNQ; encoded by the exons atggaTAAGTGGCTTTTCAGTTTTaag AGTAAACATCAGGAAACAGAGACAAATAAGCAGAAAGATTCCCCAGTACCACTTGATGTAGAAAAGCCAGGTTGCAGTCATCAAGTTGAAGGCTCCCCTATTTATCCTGCTCCCACACATTCTCATATTATGAGTGACAATGGCGATACTATG AATGATCCTACACcagcaaaaaagaaaataaaaatagagaaagcaTCAAAGAGTGAAAAAAAGAAGACTTTTAACAGCTCTTGGAAAAGTGTACCACAGTTTAAGAATTGgttagaaaaatcaataaaacaaccATCATCTGAGGGTAATGAGTACGCCTATTGCAAGGTATGTGATTGTGATATTGTAGCTCATAAAAGTGTATTACTAAAACATTCAATAAGTGAAAGGCATAAATTAAATTGGACAAAAGTGGCGAGCAATACTAAACTCACTGAATTGTATAAACCAAATGCTGATGATGTAGCTGTAAAAACGGCAGAGTTAAAGTTATGTGCCTTGTTGGCAAGCAATAACCTGCCATTTTTATTAGTAGACACCCTAACTCCTTTAATTCAAAATATATGTTATGACTCGAAAATTGCTAAACAATTACACTTAAAACGAACCAAAGCTAAGTCAATTATTTGCAATAACTTGGGGTATAATTTTCTTGAAGAACTATATATTAAATTAAGGGAGCCAGGatgttttttttctttggttATGGATGAAACTACTGATATTTCAGTAAAAAAGCAATGTGCATTCACtactataatttatgaaaataattcAACCAAAACACAATTTTTTGATCTTGTCGAGGCTCATGGATCAACAGCTAGTGATTTATATGGTATTCTAAAGAACTGTTTAACTTCAAAGAATATTCCACTGACTAATTTTGTAGGGTTTTCATCAGATACCACCAATGTTATGGTTGGAGAGTTTAACTCTGTATTTTCCAAGTTAAAAGAAGAATTTCCACACATAGTATGCATTAGATGCTCATGTCATATGGCACATTTAGCTACATCAAAAGCCTGTTTAAAATTACCTAGGCATGTGGAAGATCTGCTACGGAACATAGGCAGTCATTTTAATAGGAGTGCTTTGAGGAGACACAAATTTATAGAgttccaaaatttttttcaaGTGAAAATTCACAAGATACTCTCTCCAGCCATAACAAGATGGTTATCTATTAAAGAATGTGTCGATAGAGTACTTGAGCAATATGAGCCACTTAGAGCATATTTGACAGAGTATGTATTTGAAGACCCGTCAATTACAACAGAAACAATGTTGGAAACCATGTCAAATTTGTTCACACCGGTGTATCTAGAGTTTATGTCATATTCTTTAGGACTAATGACAGATTTCAATTTACTCTTTCAGTCAGAAAAACCACTTCTTTGTAAGGTTCAGCCACAAACTGAAACTCTGTTGAGAACGCTGTGTTCTAATTTTATAAAGATGTCTGTAATAAAAAGAACCAACGACATATTTAGACTTAACCATGAAAACCCTACAAATTTTGTTAGTTTACATGATATTTATATAGGAGTTGCTGCAACAGAAAGCttgaaagaattaaaaaaaaagccaaatttgaaccaaaaagaatttgatagtttttttaaatgtattttagaaTTCTATATAGAGTTAGTTAGTAATATTAAAAATCGATTCACCTTTAACGACCCTatctataaaataatttcaatattgGATCCCAAAATTGCACAAAgctttgaaataaaatcattacaaTGTGTAACTAATCAATTCCCTATTTTAAAAGAATATGTTAATATTCAGGAGTTAGATAATGAATGGAGAAGACACGCTTTATtagactttgaaaaattaaatttaaattcagaTGACTGTGAGCAATATTGGtctcaaatatttaatttaaaaaatgatgctaatgcttttttatttccgaatttaaaaaaaacgctACAGCTACTTTTTGTTTTGCCATTCTCTAATGCTAGTGTAGAACGTATATTTAGTGATTTGTTTAACATAAAAAGTGACAAACGGAATTTATTAAACTCTTCAACAGCAAAGGCTATTTTGGCAACCAAAGCAGGAGTTGAAAAGAATGGCGGTTGCTTAAAATTCATACCATCCAAAAAAATGCTAGGCCATAATACATGGAAAGACAATCAGTAG